A section of the Primulina eburnea isolate SZY01 chromosome 1, ASM2296580v1, whole genome shotgun sequence genome encodes:
- the LOC140813068 gene encoding 5'-3' exoribonuclease 3-like isoform X2 produces MGVPSFYRWLVEKYPKIVVDAVEERGDDVDSSSPNPNQLEFDNLYIDMNGIIHPCFHPDDNLFPPTTFDEVFSNIYDYIDRLFNIVRPRKLLYLAIDGVAPRAKMNQQRSRRFRAAKDLQMAEEVDDKFRKEFEMEGKVLLPKKESQVSDSNVITPGTEFMYTLARKLRNYIRQRISDSVAWRRIKVILSDASVPGEGEHKIMSYIRAQRSAPAYDPNNRHCLYGLDADLIMLALTTHEIHFSIIREDVRSASENSGHEAETCILKSSGWSKRDPFQRTSFSDTHKLASQKETVNSIDTSLKKKPYQFLHVWILREYLALDLEITNLPEELSYDFERIVDDFILICCFAGNDFLPHMPSLEIHEGGINLLMHVYKNEFKNLGGYLVDMQQVKDRHARYIKLKRVERFLITVGEKEDKIFEKRAQIRDKKLRRILLEMTDANKIEENIIYKKDYDKKYNKEHELASSVNVSDDQILKNTKELKQKVKDYMHSQSDLFKVGCFGTDKVKFGTAGWKERYYKEKFGVESSEEVEALRKNVVTKYGEGLCWVLLYYFSGVPSWTWFYPYHYGPLASDFKGLTQTRAKFMKGSPFKPFDQLMGVFPPQSAHALPEAYQRLMINEDSLIIDFYPTEFETDVDGKRYLWQGVVKLPFIDEKRLLIESKKVEEELKDNEKLRNVQSLDLLFVASSEKLGNKIISCARNGDSETDTSINIDIAE; encoded by the exons ATGGGTGTGCCTTCGTTTTACAGGTGGCTGGTTGAAAAATACCCTAAAATAGTTGTCGACGCCGTAGAAGAAAGAGGAGATGACGTAGACAGCAGTTCTCCGAACCCGAACCAGCTGGAGTTCGATAATCTGTATATTGACATGAACGGGATCATTCATCCGTGTTTCCATCCCGATGATAAC CTTTTCCCGCCGACGACATTCGACGAGGTCTTCAGCAATATATACGACTACATTGATCGACTTTTTAACATAGTCCGGCCTCGGAAGCTCTTGTACCTAGCCATTG ATGGTGTCGCGCCACGAGCGAAAATGAATCAACAGAGGAGCCGGCGATTTCGGGCTGCAAAAGATCTCCAAATGGCC GAGGAAGTGGATGATAAGTTTAGGAAAGAGTTTGAAATGGAAGGGAAAGTTTTATTACCCAAGAAAGAATCCCAAGTCTCTGATTCGAATGTCATCACACCAGGGACAGAATTCATGTACACATTGGCGAGGAAACTTAGAAACTACATCAGGCAGCGGATTAGTGACAGTGTAGCCTGGAGAAGGATCAAG GTGATTTTGTCAGATGCCAGTGTTCCCGGTGAAGGAGAACACAAGATAATGTCATATATACGAGCTCAGCGGTCGGCTCCAGCATATGATCCAAATAATAGGCACTGCCTATATGGATTG GATGCGGACCTCATTATGCTCGCCTTGACAACACATGAAATCCATTTTTCTATTATCAGAGAG GATGTACGATCAGCCTCAGAGAATAGTGGACATGAAGCTGAGACTTGTATCTTGAAGTCGAGTGGCTGGTCTAAGAGG GATCCATTTCAGCGAACAAGCTTTAGTGACACACATAAATTGGCATCACAAAAGGAAACTGTTAATTCAATTGATACAAGTTTGAAGAAAAAGCCTTACCAG TTTCTCCATGTCTGGATACTGAGGGAATACCTGGCTCTGGATTTGGAAATCACTAATCTTCCTGAGGAACTTTCCTATGATTTTGAGAGGATCGTTGATGATTTcatcttgatttgttgttttGCTGGAAATGATTTTCTTCCCCATATGCCATCCTTGGAAATCCACGAG GGTGGAATAAATTTGTTGATGCATGTTTATAAAAATGAGTTCAAAAACTTGGGAGGTTATTTAGTTGACATGCAACAG GTTAAGGACAGACATGCCCGCTATATAAAGTTAAAAAGAGTAGAGAGGTTCTTGATTACTGTCGGAGAAAAGGAGGATAAGATATTTGAGAAAAGGGCTCAGATCAGAGACAAGAAATTGAGGAGGATCCTGTTAGAGATGACCGATGCCAATAAGATTGaggaaaatataatttataagaAAGATTATGACAAGAAATACAATAAAGAACATGAATTAGCATCAAGTGTAAACGTATCTGATGATCAG attttgaaaaatacaaaagagCTGAAGCAGAAGGTCAAAGATTACATGCATAGCCAATCGGATTTGTTCAAAGTTGGTTGTTTTGGCACAGATAAA GTGAAATTTGGCACAGCTGGCTGGAAGGAACGGTACTACAAAGAAAAATTCGGTGTTGAAAGCTCTGAAGAGGTTGAAGCCCTGAGAAAAAATGTG GTTACCAAGTACGGTGAGGGACTTTGTTGGGTCCTCTTATACTATTTTTCTGGGGTACCTTCATGGACCTG GTTTTATCCCTATCACTATGGTCCCCTAGCCTCGGATTTCAAAGGTCTCACGCAGACACGAGCTAAATTTATGAAAGGTTCACCCTTTAAACCTTTTGACCAGCTAATGGGTGTCTTCCCTCCGCAGAG TGCTCATGCACTTCCTGAGGCATACCAGAGACTCATGATAAATGAGGATTCATTGATAATCGACTTCTACCCAACAG AATTCGAGACAGATGTAGATGGGAAGCGATACTTGTGGCAG GGTGTAGTGAAGCTTCCATTTATAGATGAAAAACGGCTTTTAATTGAGTCAAAGAAAGTTGAAGAGGAGCTAAAG GATAATGAGAAATTGAGGAACGTACAGAGTCTGGATTTGCTGTTTGTCGCATCCTCAGAGAAACTAGGGAATAAAATCATTTCATGTGCCAGAAATGGTGACAGTGAGACTGATACTTCAATAAACATTGACATTGCCGAGTAG
- the LOC140834265 gene encoding uncharacterized protein, which produces MAAALLQVPSQLFTSHAHSSTILPKNGKPSRLSYSKSGLRRLSVRAVQEKTEEIKAPSSPEEITKKYGLEAGLWKIFSAKEDGNEQNKESNSKGNQAKELLAKYGGAYLATSITLSLISFGLCYTLISAGVDVSALLQKVGISTNETGEKVGTFALAYAAHKAASPIRFPPTVALTPIVASWIGKKVDPEK; this is translated from the exons ATGGCCGCCGCACTTCTTCAAGTTCCTTCTCAGTTGTTTACTAGCCATGCTCACTCTTCCACTATTTTACCCAAAAATGGGAAGCCCAGTAGATTGAGCTACTCCAAGTCTGGCTTGAGGAGGTTAAGTGTAAGAGCAGTGCAGGAGAAAACCGAGGAAATCAAGGCTCCGTCTTCTCCGGAAGAAATTACGAAGAAGTACGGCCTTGAAGCTGGTCTTTGGAAG ATATTCTCTGCAAAAGAAGATGGAAATGAACAAAACAAAGAAAGCAATTCAAAGGGAAATCAAGCTAAAGAACTCCTGGCAAAATATGGAGGAGCATATTTAGCCACTTCAATTACCCTTTCCTTGATATCCTTTGGCCTCTGTTATACTTTAATCAGCGCTGGAGTTGATGTGTCAGCATTGCTACAGAAG GTTGGAATTTCAACTAACGAAACGGGGGAGAAAGTTGGGACTTTTGCGTTGGCCTATGCGGCTCATAAGGCTGCTTCCCCCATCAGATTTCCTCCCACGGTAGCTCTTACACCCATTGTTGCTAGTTGGATTGGAAAGAAAGTCGATCCAGAGAAATGA
- the LOC140834257 gene encoding uncharacterized protein yields MKKYGLQLRVPTQQKKQPPKPPISTLLGFEDDDDNVEREILRQASKNKSLKDAEEQHKKALEEDPLAFDYDGVYDKMKEKQVRPREQDRQDRKPKYIQALMDKAKQREREHEVIYERKLAKERGKDEHLYVDKDKFVTGAYKKKLAEQAKWMDEERLREMREEKEDVTKKTDLSDFYFNLAKNVAFGAGEADSQKLKKQPKEVGVLSPEEVSPPDTHSNPESSSLVTRHQDETVENLSPDQKLEPTFVKTVSDASMQDEVVDKASASGDQLKPDHHKRNEDSLTAAKQRYLARKKSKVQY; encoded by the exons atgaaaaagtatGGGTTGCAACTTAGGGTTCCAACTCAACAGAAAAAACAACCCCCAAAACCGCCAATTTCTACACTACTTGGTTTTGAAGATGACGACGATAATGTTGAAAGAGAAATTCTGCGCCAAGCCAGCAAAAACAAGTCTCTCAAAGAC GCTGAAGAACAGCATAAGAAGGCTCTTGAAGAAGATCCTTTGGCATTTGATTATGATGGAGTATATGATAAGATGAAGGAGAAACAAGTCCGTCCCAGAGAGCAGGATCGACAAGATAGAAAG CCCAAGTATATTCAAGCACTAATGGATAAAGCCAAACAACGAGAAAGAGAACATGAGGTAATCTATGAGAGAAAACTTGCTAAAGAAAGAGGTAAAGATGAACACCTCTATGTAGACAAGGATAAGTTTGTTACTGGTGCGTACAAAAAGAAACTAGCTGAGCAAGCTAAATGGATGGATGAGGAGCGGCTACGTGAAATGAGAGAGGAGAAGGAAGAC GTTACCAAGAAGACGGACCTCAGTGACTTCTACTTCAACCTAGCAAAAAATGTTGCATTTGGTGCTGGAGAGGCTGATTCGCAGAAGCTTAAGAAACAGCCTAAAGAGGTGGGTGTTCTATCTCCAGAAGAAGTCTCCCCCCCGGATACTCATTCAAATCCAGAATCATCAAGCTTGGTGACGAGGCATCAAGATGAGACTGTAGAGAATCTTTCTCCAGATCAAAAGCTTGAACCAACCTTTGTGAAAACTGTTTCTGATGCTTCCATGCAAGATGAAGTTGTTGACAAGGCATCAGCTAGTGGTGACCAGCTGAAACCGGATCATCATAAAAGAAACGAGGATTCGCTTACTGCGGCTAAGCAACGGTATTTAGCACGAAAGAAATCCAAGGTTCAATATTAA
- the LOC140813060 gene encoding uncharacterized protein, whose amino-acid sequence MGRPLPTGEKKRADDRRYPPAPRSSIPTSGSHPPSGRGGGSSSQGRQGTHPTFTDSHASGAVVDKRKDQCTRGHDDGKRKGEVATPPNFKKGRGDPISSSRGPRKNSLFLEGVNAKERVGSFWDTDDPDMGWRKGREMICDHDVAHLVPQPPAALSHSLALIGCQAVSLACAYQAREERGRAEEARFRRELSQLKEENERLRSENMKFQDDLSCLTKKCEEKIRDDEELRKELGSLYDKHHTEVKTGGMFLASKTGKSFVTGVKEKALATFRASPAYADEVYSYAFGLRDEVVRDCRRQLRLTGLVPEEVVMRISPHVAELDDTAQVDPLPEFPPAGDADCEVIGALHLLPADEAIEEG is encoded by the exons ATGGGGAGGCCTCTTCCTACCGGAGAGAAGAAAAGAGCTGATGACCGGCGTTACCCTCCCGCTCCTCGATCTTCTATCCCTACTTCGGGGTCGCATCCCCCGTCTGGTCGTGGAGGAGGGTCTAGTTCTCAAGGTCGTCAGGGGACTCATCCTACGTTTACTGACAGCCATGCTTCTGGAGCTGTTGTGGATAAAAGAAAGGACCAGTGTACTAGAGGACATGATGATGGCAAGAGGAAAGGCGAAGTGGCGACCCCGCCAAATTTTAAGAAAGGTCGTGGAGATCCGATATCGTCTTCTCGAGGCCCTCGGAAGAACTCTCTATTCTTGGAAGGAGTTAATGCTAAGGAGAGAGTGGGGTCTTTTTGGGATACAGACGACCCTGATATGGGATGGAGAAAGGGGAGGGAGATGATATGTGATCATGACGTGGCCCATTTGGTCCCTCAACCCCCTGCTGCTTTATCCCACAGTCTGGCCCTGATAGGTTGCCAG GCTGTGTCTCTGGCCTGTGCTTACCAGGCTCGAGAGGAGAGAGGCCGAGCTGAGGAGGCTCGATTTCGCCGAGAACTCTCCCAATTAAAGGAAGAAAATGAACGCCTTCGATCGGAGAACATGAAGTTCCAAGACGATCTTTCTTGCTTGACAAAGAAATGTGAGGAAAAGATCAGAGATGATGAGGAATTGCGTAAAGAGCTTGGTTCCCTCTATGACAAACACCATACCGAGGTGAAGACTGGCGGGATGTTCTTGGCTTCTAAGACGGGGAAGTCTTTTGTGACGGGTGTTAAGGAGAAAGCACTGGCAACCTTTCGTGCTTCTCCGGCCTATGCTGATGAGGTTTATAGTTACGCTTTTGGTCTCCGTGATGAGGTGGTGCGAGACTGTCGTCGCCAGCTCCGTTTGACAGGGTTGGTTCCTGAGGAGGTGGTTATGAGGATTTCACCTCATGTGGCAGAGTTGGATGATACTGCTCAGGTTGACCCTCTGCCAGAGTTTCCCCCAGCAGGGGATGCTGACTGCGAGGTCATCGGTGCGCTGCACTTGCTCCCTGCTGACGAAGCTATCGAGGAGGGATGA
- the LOC140813068 gene encoding 5'-3' exoribonuclease 3-like isoform X1 — MGVPSFYRWLVEKYPKIVVDAVEERGDDVDSSSPNPNQLEFDNLYIDMNGIIHPCFHPDDNLFPPTTFDEVFSNIYDYIDRLFNIVRPRKLLYLAIDGVAPRAKMNQQRSRRFRAAKDLQMAEEVDDKFRKEFEMEGKVLLPKKESQVSDSNVITPGTEFMYTLARKLRNYIRQRISDSVAWRRIKVILSDASVPGEGEHKIMSYIRAQRSAPAYDPNNRHCLYGLDADLIMLALTTHEIHFSIIREDVRSASENSGHEAETCILKSSGWSKRDPFQRTSFSDTHKLASQKETVNSIDTSLKKKPYQFLHVWILREYLALDLEITNLPEELSYDFERIVDDFILICCFAGNDFLPHMPSLEIHEGGINLLMHVYKNEFKNLGGYLVDMQQVKDRHARYIKLKRVERFLITVGEKEDKIFEKRAQIRDKKLRRILLEMTDANKIEENIIYKKDYDKKYNKEHELASSVNVSDDQILKNTKELKQKVKDYMHSQSDLFKVGCFGTDKVKFGTAGWKERYYKEKFGVESSEEVEALRKNVVTKYGEGLCWVLLYYFSGVPSWTWFYPYHYGPLASDFKGLTQTRAKFMKGSPFKPFDQLMGVFPPQSAHALPEAYQRLMINEDSLIIDFYPTEFETDVDGKRYLWQGVVKLPFIDEKRLLIESKKVEEELKDNEKLRNVQSLDLLFVASSEKLGNKIISCARNGDSETDTSINIDIAEWGIDGTVRSDSADEDNGVDLFKDVVCVLYESHQGLQHVPRLLEGVNIPEKTVDKNDIPETKLWHEERGGNATNFNRYVCPFSGILKTIL; from the exons ATGGGTGTGCCTTCGTTTTACAGGTGGCTGGTTGAAAAATACCCTAAAATAGTTGTCGACGCCGTAGAAGAAAGAGGAGATGACGTAGACAGCAGTTCTCCGAACCCGAACCAGCTGGAGTTCGATAATCTGTATATTGACATGAACGGGATCATTCATCCGTGTTTCCATCCCGATGATAAC CTTTTCCCGCCGACGACATTCGACGAGGTCTTCAGCAATATATACGACTACATTGATCGACTTTTTAACATAGTCCGGCCTCGGAAGCTCTTGTACCTAGCCATTG ATGGTGTCGCGCCACGAGCGAAAATGAATCAACAGAGGAGCCGGCGATTTCGGGCTGCAAAAGATCTCCAAATGGCC GAGGAAGTGGATGATAAGTTTAGGAAAGAGTTTGAAATGGAAGGGAAAGTTTTATTACCCAAGAAAGAATCCCAAGTCTCTGATTCGAATGTCATCACACCAGGGACAGAATTCATGTACACATTGGCGAGGAAACTTAGAAACTACATCAGGCAGCGGATTAGTGACAGTGTAGCCTGGAGAAGGATCAAG GTGATTTTGTCAGATGCCAGTGTTCCCGGTGAAGGAGAACACAAGATAATGTCATATATACGAGCTCAGCGGTCGGCTCCAGCATATGATCCAAATAATAGGCACTGCCTATATGGATTG GATGCGGACCTCATTATGCTCGCCTTGACAACACATGAAATCCATTTTTCTATTATCAGAGAG GATGTACGATCAGCCTCAGAGAATAGTGGACATGAAGCTGAGACTTGTATCTTGAAGTCGAGTGGCTGGTCTAAGAGG GATCCATTTCAGCGAACAAGCTTTAGTGACACACATAAATTGGCATCACAAAAGGAAACTGTTAATTCAATTGATACAAGTTTGAAGAAAAAGCCTTACCAG TTTCTCCATGTCTGGATACTGAGGGAATACCTGGCTCTGGATTTGGAAATCACTAATCTTCCTGAGGAACTTTCCTATGATTTTGAGAGGATCGTTGATGATTTcatcttgatttgttgttttGCTGGAAATGATTTTCTTCCCCATATGCCATCCTTGGAAATCCACGAG GGTGGAATAAATTTGTTGATGCATGTTTATAAAAATGAGTTCAAAAACTTGGGAGGTTATTTAGTTGACATGCAACAG GTTAAGGACAGACATGCCCGCTATATAAAGTTAAAAAGAGTAGAGAGGTTCTTGATTACTGTCGGAGAAAAGGAGGATAAGATATTTGAGAAAAGGGCTCAGATCAGAGACAAGAAATTGAGGAGGATCCTGTTAGAGATGACCGATGCCAATAAGATTGaggaaaatataatttataagaAAGATTATGACAAGAAATACAATAAAGAACATGAATTAGCATCAAGTGTAAACGTATCTGATGATCAG attttgaaaaatacaaaagagCTGAAGCAGAAGGTCAAAGATTACATGCATAGCCAATCGGATTTGTTCAAAGTTGGTTGTTTTGGCACAGATAAA GTGAAATTTGGCACAGCTGGCTGGAAGGAACGGTACTACAAAGAAAAATTCGGTGTTGAAAGCTCTGAAGAGGTTGAAGCCCTGAGAAAAAATGTG GTTACCAAGTACGGTGAGGGACTTTGTTGGGTCCTCTTATACTATTTTTCTGGGGTACCTTCATGGACCTG GTTTTATCCCTATCACTATGGTCCCCTAGCCTCGGATTTCAAAGGTCTCACGCAGACACGAGCTAAATTTATGAAAGGTTCACCCTTTAAACCTTTTGACCAGCTAATGGGTGTCTTCCCTCCGCAGAG TGCTCATGCACTTCCTGAGGCATACCAGAGACTCATGATAAATGAGGATTCATTGATAATCGACTTCTACCCAACAG AATTCGAGACAGATGTAGATGGGAAGCGATACTTGTGGCAG GGTGTAGTGAAGCTTCCATTTATAGATGAAAAACGGCTTTTAATTGAGTCAAAGAAAGTTGAAGAGGAGCTAAAG GATAATGAGAAATTGAGGAACGTACAGAGTCTGGATTTGCTGTTTGTCGCATCCTCAGAGAAACTAGGGAATAAAATCATTTCATGTGCCAGAAATGGTGACAGTGAGACTGATACTTCAATAAACATTGACATTGCCGA GTGGGGAATTGACGGGACCGTGCGTTCTGATTCGGCGGATGAAGATAATGGTGTGGACCTCTTTAAAGATGTCGT GTGTGTGCTTTATGAGAGTCATCAGGGTTTACAGCACGTTCCTCGGCTTTTGGAAGGTGTCAATATCCCAGAAAAG ACTGTGGATAAAAATGATATTCCCGAAACTAAACTTTGGCATGAAGAACGAGGCGGTAATGCTACTAATTTCAACAGGTATGTATGTCCATTCAGCGGAATTCTTAAAACTATTTTGTAG